One genomic region from Oceanispirochaeta sp. encodes:
- the tatA gene encoding twin-arginine translocase TatA/TatE family subunit, producing MLGSTEIMVVGGVVVLLFGASAIPKFARSLGKAKKEFKDGMEESTSEENDADDKKAVEKEK from the coding sequence ATGTTAGGATCAACAGAAATAATGGTTGTCGGTGGAGTCGTGGTACTCCTATTCGGAGCTTCTGCCATTCCCAAATTTGCCCGCAGCCTCGGAAAGGCCAAAAAGGAATTTAAAGACGGTATGGAAGAATCTACATCAGAAGAGAATGATGCAGACGACAAGAAAGCGGTAGAAAAGGAAAAATAG